In Gemmobacter sp. 24YEA27, a genomic segment contains:
- a CDS encoding transposase, whose amino-acid sequence MTWIEGFEHRLKSVSDQSDVARRFKTMAGIGPITAMAIETLAPNTQCFRCGRDFAACFGMMPRQQSSGGKQVMGRISHMGQRDIRRLRIISEMADVTAAMRYRKTTTKWLMAMFERKPELLGGRAPASKMARAARVRLTRQQDFRNPVMHP is encoded by the coding sequence GTGACCTGGATCGAAGGCTTCGAACATCGTTTGAAATCAGTTTCGGACCAATCGGACGTAGCGCGTCGTTTTAAGACAATGGCAGGAATCGGGCCTATCACTGCCATGGCGATCGAAACCCTGGCACCGAACACTCAGTGTTTTCGGTGCGGCCGCGACTTTGCAGCATGTTTTGGCATGATGCCTCGACAGCAGTCGTCCGGCGGCAAACAGGTCATGGGCCGCATATCGCACATGGGACAGCGTGACATTCGACGGCTGCGGATCATCAGCGAGATGGCCGATGTGACTGCCGCCATGCGATACAGGAAAACAACAACCAAATGGCTCATGGCCATGTTTGAGAGAAAACCCGAACTGTTGGGCGGCAGAGCGCCCGCCAGTAAAATGGCCAGAGCTGCTCGGGTCAGGCTGACGCGGCAGCAGGATTTCCGGAACCCTGTGATGCACCCCTAG